The window TTGGCGGCCTCGGTGAGCACATCCCGGTCGGGCACGGCGGCCTCGTCGGCCAGCACCACGTCCAGGGCGAGTTTAGGGGCGTGTCGTCCCAAAACCTCCAAATGACGCTGCGGGGAGAAGCCTTCGGTTTCTCCCGGCTGCGGGGCGAGGTTCAGGGAGAGTACCCGGCGCGCCTTCGTCTCAGTGAGGGCGTCCAGGAGTTCCGGCACGAGCAGATGCGGGATGACCGAGGAGAACCAGGAGCCCGGGCCGAGCACCACCCAGTCCGCGTCCCGGACTGCGGCGACGGCCTCCGGAACGGCGGGCGGGTCGTGCGGCACGACGTGCACCGACTGCACCTCGCCGGGGGTGAGGGCGACGTTGGCCTGCCCGCGGACGGTGTCGACGGCCTCGGGCAGGTCCGGGTCGTGGCCCTTGACCAGGGCCTGCAGTTCCAGCGGTACGGCGGACATGGGCAGCACGCGCCCGTGCGCGCCGAGCAGCTTGCCGACCAGGTCGAGGGCCTGGACGTGGTCGCCGAGCTGCTCCCACAGGGCGACGATCAGCAGATTGCCGACCGCGTGGTCGTGCAGGTCGCCCTTGGAGTGGAAGCGGTGCTGGATGACGCGGGCCCAGGTCTGGCCCCAGTCGTCGTCGCCGCACAGCGCGGCCAGCGCCTTGCGCAGGTCGCCGGGCGGCAGCACACCCAGCTCGTCGCGCAGGCGCCCGCTGGAGCCACCGTCGTCGGCCACGGTGACGACGGCGGTGAGGTCGCCGGTGATCCGGCGCAGCGCGGCGAGCGAGGCGGACAGGCCCATGCCGCCACCGAGGGCGACGACCTTGGGCTGGGCGCCGCGGCGGCGCGGCCTGGCACCGCGGGCCTCGGCGGGCCGCCCGGCCCGCGACTCGGGCACCGCCCGGCGCAACCTGCTCAGCCGCGGAGTACGTCCCGTCATTCCCGTCCCATGTCCCGGTGTACGACCACCGTCTCCACGCCCTGGGAGGCAAGGCGTGCTGCGAGCTTCTCGGATGTGGCGACCGAGCGGTGCTTGCCGCCGGTGCAGCCGACCGCGATCGTCACGTACCGCTTGCCCTCCCGGCGGTATCCGGCCGCGATGAGCTGGAGCAGCTCGGAGTAGCGGTCGATGAACTCCTTCGCGCCGGGCTGGTTGAAGACGTACGCCGACACCTCCTCGTTGAGGCCGGTGAAGGGGCGCAGCTCCGGGACCCAGTGCGGGTTGGGCAGGAAGCGCATGTCCACGACCAGGTCGGCGTCGACCGGGAGGCCGTACTTGAAGCCGAAGGACATGACCGTCGCCCGCAGCTCGGGCTCCTCCTCGCCGGCGAACTGGGCGTCCATCTTGGCCCGCAGCTCGTGCACGTTGAGGCTGGAGGTGTCGATCACCAGGTCGGCGTCGCCGCGCAGCTCGCGCAGCAGCTGGCGCTCGGCGGCGATGCCGTCGACGATGCGGCCGTCGCCCTGGAGGGGGTGCGGGCGGCGCACCGACTCGAAGCGGCGCACCAGGGCGTCGTCGGAGGACTCCAGGAAGGCAATCCGGCGTGTGACGCCCCGGGTGTCGAGTTCGGCGAGGGACTCGCGGAGGTTGTCGAAGAAGCGTCGGCCACGGACGTCGACGACCACCGCGATCCGCGCCACATTGCCCTGGGAGCGGGCGCCGAGCTCCACCATGGTGGGGATCAGCGCGGGCGGAAGGTTGTCGACGACGAACCAGCCGAGGTCCTCCAGACACTTGGCGGCCGTAGAGCGGCCGGCCCCGGACATGCCGGAGATGATCACCAGCTCGGGGATGACCGCTTCGGGGACCCCGGCTGTCTCGATGCCCGTACTCACCTGTGCTCCGTCTTCCTGGGGTGCGTCCTGCTGGGTGAGATCCTCGCCGGTCTTGTTGTGGGTTTCCTGAGCTTCTTGATCTCGCTCACCTGTGGGCTGTGTGTCGTGCTCGCTCATCTCTCCTGCCCCCGTCGTTCGTCCGGGGCACCCGCGGACACGGGCTCCCCCGAGGTCTCCGCCGTCGTATCGGATTCCTCGTCTTCCATGATCTCTCCAGTCGCCGTGTTCACGGCGGGTGCGGCCGGGGCGGCCTGGGCGAGAGCCACGGCGATCGTCTCGGCCGTCTTGCGACCTATACCTGGAACCTCACAGATCTGGTCGATTGTCGCGGATCGCAGCTTCTTCACCGAACCGAAGTGCTTGATCAGCGCCTGCTTGCGAGTCTCACCGAGGCCGGGGACGTCGTCCAACGGGCTCGACCGGAAACGCTTGGCGCGCTTGGTGCGCTGGTAGGTGATCGCGAAGCGGTGGGCCTCGTCCCGGACGCGCTGGAGCAGATAGAGGCCCTCGCTGGTGCGGGGCAGGACGACCGGGTCGTCCTCGCCGGGCAGCCAGACCTCCTCCAGGCGCTTGGCGAGGCCGCAGACGGCGATGTCGTCGATACCTAGGTCGTCCAGGGCCCGCTGGGCGGCCGCGACCTGCGGCTGCCCGCCGTCGACGACGACGAGCTGCGGCGGGTAGGCGAAGCGCTTGGGGCGGCCGTCGTCGTCCTTGAGGCCGTTGGCGAGGGGGACGGAGGAGGCGTCGGTGAGCGGGTCGGACTCGGCGTCGGTGAGGGGACCGGGCGAGGTGTCACCGAGGGTGTTCTCGCCGTCGGCCCACTCGCCCGTCTTCTCCTTCTCGGCGAGGTAGCGCTTGAAGCGGCGGGTGATCACCTCGTGCATGGAGCGGACGTCGTCCTGGCCCTCGAAGCCCTTGATCTGGAAGCGGCGGTACTCGCTCTTGCGCTGCAGCCCGTCCTCGAAGACGACCATGGAGGCCACGACGTCGTCGCCCTGGAGGTGCGAGATGTCGTAGCACTCGATCCTGAGCGGGGCGCTGTCCAGGTCGAGGGCGTCGGCGATCTCCTCCAGGGCACGCGAGCGCGTGGTCAGGTCGGAGGCGCGCTTGGTCTTGTGCAGGACGAGCGCCTGCTGGGCGTTGCGCTCGACGGTCTCCATGAGGGCGCGCTTGTCGCCGCGCTGGGGGATGCGCAGCGAGACGTTGGCGCCGCGGCGCCCCGACAGCCACTCCTGCACGGGCTCCACGGGGTCGGGCAGGGCCGGGACCAGGACCTCCTTGGGCACCGCGTCCCCGGTCTCCTCGCCGTAGAGCTGCTGGAGGGCGTGCTCGACGAGGGCTCCGGTGGTGATCTCCTCGACCTTGTCGGTGACCCAGCCGCGCTGGCCGCGCACCCGGCCGCCGCGGACGTGGAAGATCTGCACGGCCGCCTCCAGCTCGTCCTCCGCGACCGCGATGAGGTCGGCGTCGGTCGCGTCGGCGAGCACGACCGCGTTCTTCTCCATGGCCTTCTTCAGGGCCTCGATGTCGTCGCGCAGGCGGGCGGCCCGCTCGTACTCCATCTCGTCGGCCGCTTCCATCATCTGCCTCTCTAGGCGGCGCAGATACGTGCCCGTGCGGCCGGTCATGAAGTCGCAGAACTCGTCGGCCAGTTCACGGTGCTCCTCGGCGGAGACGCGGTCCACGCAGGGGGCGGAGCACTTGCCGATGTAGCCGAGCAGGCAGGGGCGGCCGGTGCGGCGGGCGTTCTTGAAGACGCCGGCCGAGCAGGTGCGCACCGGGAAGACGCGCAGGAGGAGGTCGACGGTGTCACGGATCGCCCACGCGTGCGCGTACGGCCCGAAATACCTGACGCCCTTCTTCTTGTGACCGCGCATCACCTGCACACGCGGGTACTCCTCGTTCATCGTCACCGCGAGATACGGGTAGCTCTTGTCGTCGCGGTACTTGACGTTGAACCGGGGGTCGAACTCCTTGATCCAGGAGTACTCCAGCTGCAGGGCCTCGACCTCTGTGGACACCACGGTCCACTCCACGGACGCGGCCGTGGTGACCATCGTGCGGGTGCGCGGGTGCAGGCCCGCCAGGTCCTGGAAGTAGTTCGCCAGGCGCTGGCGCAGGCTCTTCGCCTTTCCGACGTAGATCACCCGGCGGTGCTCGTCACGGAACCTGTACACCCCGGGAGAGTCCGGGATCTGTCCCGGCTTGGGGCGGTAGCTGGAGGGATCGGCCATGTCTCACACCCTACTGGCGAGCGCTGACAGTCCGGCGGGGCTGTGGACAACGCCGGAGCGTCCGGGTCCAGCGGTCCACGACCCGGGCCACGTCGGGCGGCGGTGCCCCGGATTCCAGCACGTGGCGGGCGGTCCGCAGCGGCGCCGCGAGCGGCACCGTGTCCGCGTCCGGGTACCCGTCACACTGCCCGTTCATGAGCACATAGCCCCCGCGCTCTGCCCCTCGGTCCCGGGGTCAGCGGCGGGCGCGCCGGGGTCGTCCTCGTCGTCCTCGTCGTCCTCGTCGTCCTCGTCGTGCTCGTCGTCCTCGTCGTCCTCGTCGTGCTCGTCGTGCTCGTCGTGCTCGTCGTGCTCGTCGTGCTCGTCGTGCTCGTCGTGCTCGTCGTGCTCGTCGTCCAGCAGCATCGCCATGGCGCGCTCGGTGCTGCCCAGCACCGCCGGACGACGCCCCGAAGAACTGGTCAGCCACCTCACCGACGAGTGGCGTGACCTCGGCTTCACCCTGCCCGCCGCGGGCCTGTCCGCGGTTCGAGCCGGACACCGGAGATCCGGTCCCGCAGCAAACGGACCGCCTCGTCGGCCGTCACGGGCCCGGCATCGTCGTCGCCGCCCTCCGGGAGTCGGAGTTTGCCCAGGATGCTGCGGGCGTACTTCTCGACGGTGCCCTCGGTGACGCACAGGCGGCGGCCCATGCCGGCGTTGGGTGGCGCTCGTGGATCGTGCGGGCCGCCTTGGGGCGCTTCGTGGCGTGGTCGGGCGGCATCGGCGTCTCCTGCGTGATCGCCCCGATCTCCACACGCTCCCTGGAGGACTTCCAAGAACTCGTCGCCACCAGTCCGGCCCGCGGTTTCCTGCACAAATCGGCTCTGTCCGCGCACGCCGTCGGCGTAGTGCTGGGCAACACCGGGACGTGCACGGCGACTTGAGGCGAACGCATCGCGACTCGGCCAGGATTGCCCACTGTTGGGCATCAGGTGTTGTCGGGACTTGGTCAACACGCTTCAATGCGGGGGAACTCGGGGCCGTGAACGACGGCGCACGGATGTGAAGACCCCTGCCGCCTGCCGACGGGGTGGCCCCGAGCAGCCGCGCGAACGGTCTGACCACCCGTTGTGAACAACCACAGAAAGGCCCCTGCATGCCGCACGCCACACAGCACGCGGACACCCCTGCCACCGCGGAACTGGACACGGCCCTGCGAGGGGGCCCATTCCACCTCGCCCTGCGCGCCGCGATAGCCGCCCGGGGACTGCCGCTGCAGCGCGTGCAGCATCATCTGTCCCGTCGCGGTGTGAAGGTCGGCGTCACCAGCCTGAGCTACTGGCAGCAGGGCGCCCGGCGGCCACAGCGCCCCGAGTCACTGCGTGCGGTACGGGCACTGGAGGAGATCCTCCAGTTGCCGGAGGAGTCCCTGATCAGGCTGCTCGCCGAAGCAGACGACCACTCCGCCCTCCAACGGCCCGCGGCCCGCTCGTACCGCTCCCTGGTGGAGGCCTCGGGCGTCCTGGAACAGCTGCTGGCCGAGCTGGACTGTCCGGTCGACGGCGGCCTGCACACCCTCGCCCACCACGAGCGGGTGCTGATCGGGCCGCGCCGCGAGCTGGCGGGGCGCGAGTCGCACCACATCGTGCGCGCCCACAAGGACGGCGTGGACCGCTTCGTCGCCGTCCACCACGGCGACCCGGGATGCACGCCGGAGCGCATCGCGGTGCACGCGCTGGAGAACTGCCGCACGGGACGGGTCCGTTGGCACCACGACACCGGTGTCCTCGTGGCCGAGCTGCTCTTCGGTACCCGTCTACGGGCCGGTGACACCTACCTCTTCCGCTACGGCGTCGAGGACGGCACGGCCGACGTGTCCCGCGAGTACGCCCGCGGTTTCCCTCTCGCGGGCGGCCAGTACGCCCTGCAGGTCCGCTTCGCCGAGAACGCCCTCCCGGTCCGCTGTCACCGGTTCGCCCAGCACTCGGCGGCAGCGCCCCGCAGCGGCCGTCAGGGACTGGCCTTCAGCGGGCTGCACCGTTCCGTCCACCTTGTCGAGCCGCGAGTGCGGACCGGGATCGTGGGCATCGGGTGGGAGTGGGAGTGAGCCGCCGCTCCGATCCGTCCCAGGCTCGGCAGACCGCCGCGTTCTGATCCGGCCGGGCCGACCGCCACGTCCTGAACCGGCCGGTCCAACCCCCACATTCTGGAACCGTTCCGGATTGACCACTGCATTCTGAAACAAGCCAGGCCAACGCTCTCATTCAGGAACCGGCCGGGCTCGCTGACCACCACGTTTCTCATCGGTCCGGACGACCACCAGCTTCTGATCCCGGGACGGCCGACATTCCCCTCGGCAGGGCCTGGAGGGAGACGTAAACGATTGCGCAAGCGTTTACGTCCGGCCCCGAATGGGATACCTTCCCGCCCAGAAGACCCGCGGCGGCCCGGGGAGGGGCCCGCGGCACAGACAGAACCGGGAGGGGATCTCGATGGCAACCATGGCCGACGTCGCGCGGAGCGCCGGCGTGTCCGTGGCGACCGTCTCGCATGTGCTGAACGGCACCCGGCCGGTGCTGCCCCACACCCGCCAGGCGGTGCTGGACGCCATGGACGAGCTCGGCTACACGCCCAACACCCTCGCCCGTTCCCTGGTGACTTCCCGCACCCGGTCCATAGGGCTCGCGGTGTCGGCGATCAGCAACCCGTACTTCACGGAGATACTCCAGGGCGTCGAGGCCGCTGCTCTGGAACACGGCTACAGCCTGCTCATCGCCGACCCGCACGACGATCCGGAGCATGAACGCAAGGTCGTCCAGCTCCTGCACGAGCGCCGCGTGGACGGCATGATCGTCACGCCCTCCGCGGACCCGCGCGAGCTCATCGCCTACCTCGGGCGCCACAACGTGCCGACCGTCCTCCTCGACCGCGTGGTCGACACCACGACCGACGGCTCTCCGCACTTCGACCAGGTCTGCGCCGACAGCGCCGAACCCGTGGCCCGGCTCGTCACTCATCTTGCCGACCTCGGCCACCGGCGGATCGCCCTGGTCGCCGGCCTGCCCGGACTCAGCACCACCAGCGAGCGGCTCACCGGATACCGGGACGGCCTGGCGGCCGCCGGGCTCGCCTTCGACGAACACCTCGTCATGCACGGCGACTCCGAGTCGGCCGGCGCCGAACAGGCCACCGCCGCACTGCTGTCGCTCGCCTCGCCGCCGACCGCACTCGTCACCGCCAACAACGCGATGACGATCGGTGCCCTGCGCGCCCTGCGCGACCGCGGTCTGTCCGTGCCCGACGACATCGCGCTGTGCTGCTTCGACGACTTCGCCTGGGCCGACCTGTTCTCACCCCGGCTCACCGCGATAGCCCAGCCCAGCAGGGACATCGGCGCCCACGCGGTCCGCGTGCTGCTGGACCGGCTCGCCTCGCCGGACCGAGCTGCCCAGACGGTGCGTCTCCCCTGCACCTTCGTGCATCGCACATCGTGCGGCTGTGCCGAACAGCCTCGGGATTCCGCGACATCCAGAACATCCAGGACAGCGGCGAAACCCGAGACACCCGAGGTGCGCGAAATACCCGCCAGGCCCGGGGAACCCGAGGGCACCGCCAAGCCCCCGCCATCCGGCAGCCCCGAACAACCCCTGACGTCCGTGAAAGGAACCATCTCGTGATCGTCGTCGCCGGTGAGGCCCTGATCGACCTGGTACCGCAGGGCACGGGCGCCCTGGCGGGCCTGCAGCCGGCGCTCGGCGGCGGGCCCTACAACACCGCCGTGGCCCTCGGTCGCCTCGGCTCCCCCACCGCCTTCTGCTCCCGCACCTCCTACGACGCCTTCGGTGACGCCCTGCTCGACGGGCTGCGGGAGGCCGGGGTCGACGTATCGGCCGTGCAGCGCGGTATGGAGCCGACCACCCTCGCGGTCGCCACCATCGACGCGAAGGGCTCGGCCGCCTACTCCTTCTACGTCGAGGGCACCGCCGACCGGCTCTTCACGGCACCCCCGGAGCTGCCCGCGGCGACCCGCGCGGTGTCCTTCGGTACCTGCTCGCTCGTCCTGGAGCCGGGGGCGAGCGCCTATGAGGAGCTGATGCGGAGCGCGGCCGCGCAAGGGGTGTTCACCGCGCTCGACCCCAACGTCCGGGCCGGACTGATCCCGGACCCGGACGGTTACCGGGCCCGATTCAAGAGCTGGCTGCCGTCGGTGTCGCTGCTCAAGCTCTCCGAGGAGGACGCGCTCTGGCTGGGCGGCACGCCGCGCGAGTGGCTGGCCGCGGGACCGGCGGCCGTGGTGATCACTCAGGGCGGTGACGGGCTGACCGCCTTCACGCGGGACGGCGCGGTGCACGCCGTAGCGGGCGAGGAGGTCGACGTCGTGGACACGATCGGTGCGGGCGACACCGTGAACGCGGCCCTGTTGCACGGCCTGGCCGCCCAGGACGCCCTGTCCGCCGAGGCGCTCCTGGGACTGGGCGCCGACGGCTGGACACGGCTGTTGCGGTTCGCGGCGCGGGCTGCCGCGATCACCTGCTCCCGGGCGGGCGCCGAGCCGCCGTACGCCTCTGAACTGGGGGACTTCTAGGAGGCGTTCCGTGCCATTCCACTCTTGAGGAGTCAAGGTTCGTCACAGCCGCGGGGATCGAGCGGCTGATCATGCAACGCGCGGCGCCCCGCGGGGAGTTCCCGCGGGGCGCCGCACTTTCGGAATGTGTTCGGGCTCGTTGTTCGCGAGCCTCAGGCCTTGCGGGCCCGCGTCGTCTTCTTCGCGGGTGCCGCCTTCCTCGTGGCGCCGGCCGCCTTCTTCGTGGCGGTGTTGTTGGCGGCCTTGGTCGTCTTCGTGGTCCTGGCCGTCGCCGTCTTCTTCGCCGTCGAGCCCGCCGCGACCGTCTTCTTGGCTGCCGCCTTGCGCGGGGCCTTCACCGAGGCCGCGTCGCTGATCCGGTCGGCGCCGAGGATCTCGCGCAGGAACTTGCCGGTGTGGCTGGTGGGCACCGCGGCGACCTCCTCGGGCGTGCCCTCGGCGATGACGAGGCCACCACCGGCGCCGCCCTCGGGGCCCATGTCCACGACCCAGTCGGCGGTCTTGATCACGTCGAGGTTGTGCTCGATGACGATGACCGTGTTGCCCTTGTCGACCAGGCCGGCCAGGACCTTCAGCAGCTTGCTGATGTCCTCGAAGTGCAGACCGGTGGTCGGCTCGTCGAGGACGTAGACCGTACGGCCCGTGGAGCGCTTCTGCAGCTCGCTGGCGAGTTTCACCCGCTGCGCCTCACCGCCGGACAGGGTGGTCGCGGACTGGCCGAGCCGGACATAGCCGAGACCGACGTCGTTCAGCGTCTTGAGGTGGCGGTTGATCGCCGGGACGGCCTCGAAGAAGTCCATGGCTTCCTCGATCGGCATGTTCAGGACCTCGGAGATGGACTTGCCCTTGTAGTGGACCTCCAGGGTCTCCCGGTTGTACCGGGCGCCGTGGCAGACCTCGCACGGGACATAGACGTCCGGGAGGAAGTTCATCTCGATCTTGATCGTGCCGTCGCCCGCGCAGTTCTCGCAGCGGCCGCCCTTGACGTTGAAGGAGAAGCGGCCCGGCATGTAGCCGCGGACCTTCGCCTCGGTGGTCTCGGCGAACAGCTTGCGAATGTGGTCGAAGACGCCGGTGTACGTCGCCGGGTTCGAGCGCGGGGTGCGGCCGATGGGCGACTGGTCGACATGCACGACCTTGTCGACGAGGTCGTCACCGTCCACGCGCGTGTGCCGCCCGGGGACGTTGCGTGCGCCGTTGAGCTCGCGGGCCAGATGCGTGTACAGGATGTCGTTGACCAGCGTCGACTTGCCGGAGCCGGAGACGCCGGTGACCGCGGTGAACACGCCCAGCGGGAAGGACACGTCGATGTCCTGGAGGTTGTTCTCGCGGGCGCCGTGCACCGTGAGCCGGCGGGACGGGTCCTGCGGGCGGCGGATGTCGGGCAGCGGGATGGACCTCTTGCCGGACAGGTACTGCCCGGTCTGCGACTCGGCGTTGGCGAGCAGTTCCTTCAGGGAGCCGCTGTGCACGACCTTGCCGCCGTGCTCGCCCGCGCCGGGACCGATGTCGACGATCCAGTCGGCGACCTTGATGGTGTCCTCGTCGTGCTCGACGACGATGAGCGTGTTGCCCATGTCGCGCAGCCGGACCAGGGTCTCGATCAGCCGGTGGTTGTCCCGCTGGTGCAGGCCGATGGAGGGCTCGTCGAGGACGTACAGGACGCCGACTAGTCCGGAGCCGATCTGGGTGGCCAGGCGGATGCGCTGGGCCTCGCCGCCGGAGAGCGTGCCCGCCGCGCGGTTGAGCGAGAGGTAGTCGAGGCCGACGTCGACCAGGAACCGCAGCCGCTCGTTGACCTCCTTCAGCACGCGCTCGGCGATCTTCTTGTCGCGGGCGTTGAGCTTCAGCTTGCCCAGGAAGTCCGCGCAGTCGCTGATGGACATCGCGGAGACTTCGGCGATCGACTTCTCCATGATCGTGACCGCGAGAACGATCGGCTTCAGGCGCGTGCCCTCACAGGTGGGGCAGGGCACCTCGCGCATGTAGCCCTCGAAACGCTCACGGCTGGCGTCGCTCTCGGCCTCGCTGTGCCGGCGCTTCACGAAGGGGACAGCACCCTCGAAGGGCGTGGTGTACACGCGCTCGCGGCCGTACCTGTTTCGGTAGCGGACCTCGATCTGCGTCTTGTGCCCGTGGAGGAGGGCCTTCTTGGCGCGCTGGGGCAGGCCCGCGAAGGGGATGTCCGTCCGGAAGCCGAGCGCGTCGGCGAGGGCACCGATCAGGCGGCCGAAGTAGTCCTTGGTGTGCCCGTGCGACCAGGGGTGGATGGCGCCCTCGTCGAGGGACTTGTCCTCGTCCGGGACGATCAGCTCGGGGTCGACCTCCATGCGCGTACCGATACCGGTGCACTCGGGGCAGGCGCCGAAGGGCGAGTTGAAGGAGAAGGAGCGCGGCTCCAGCTCCTCGAAGGAGAGGTCGTCGTACGGGCAGTACAGGTGCTCCGAGTACATGCGCTCGCGCTCGGGGTCGTCCTCGGGGAGGTCGACGAAGTCGAGCACGACCATGCCGCCGGACAGGCCGAGGGCGGTCTCCACGGAGTCGGTGAGGCGGCGCTTGGCGGAGTCCTTCACCGTGAGGCGGTCGACGACCACCTCGATGGTGTGCTTCTCCTGCTTCTTCAGCGTCGGCGGGTTGGAGAGCTGGATCGTCTCGCCGTCCACACGCGCGCGGGAGTAGCCCTTGGTCTGGAGATCGGCGAAGAGGTCGACGAACTCGCCCTTGCGCTCGCGCACCAGCGGCGA of the Streptomyces sp. T12 genome contains:
- a CDS encoding LacI family DNA-binding transcriptional regulator, translating into MATMADVARSAGVSVATVSHVLNGTRPVLPHTRQAVLDAMDELGYTPNTLARSLVTSRTRSIGLAVSAISNPYFTEILQGVEAAALEHGYSLLIADPHDDPEHERKVVQLLHERRVDGMIVTPSADPRELIAYLGRHNVPTVLLDRVVDTTTDGSPHFDQVCADSAEPVARLVTHLADLGHRRIALVAGLPGLSTTSERLTGYRDGLAAAGLAFDEHLVMHGDSESAGAEQATAALLSLASPPTALVTANNAMTIGALRALRDRGLSVPDDIALCCFDDFAWADLFSPRLTAIAQPSRDIGAHAVRVLLDRLASPDRAAQTVRLPCTFVHRTSCGCAEQPRDSATSRTSRTAAKPETPEVREIPARPGEPEGTAKPPPSGSPEQPLTSVKGTIS
- the yvcK gene encoding uridine diphosphate-N-acetylglucosamine-binding protein YvcK — its product is MTGRTPRLSRLRRAVPESRAGRPAEARGARPRRRGAQPKVVALGGGMGLSASLAALRRITGDLTAVVTVADDGGSSGRLRDELGVLPPGDLRKALAALCGDDDWGQTWARVIQHRFHSKGDLHDHAVGNLLIVALWEQLGDHVQALDLVGKLLGAHGRVLPMSAVPLELQALVKGHDPDLPEAVDTVRGQANVALTPGEVQSVHVVPHDPPAVPEAVAAVRDADWVVLGPGSWFSSVIPHLLVPELLDALTETKARRVLSLNLAPQPGETEGFSPQRHLEVLGRHAPKLALDVVLADEAAVPDRDVLTEAAKRLGAAVELAPVARTDGTPRHDPELLAAAYDRIFRMHGRIGPWR
- a CDS encoding carbohydrate kinase; amino-acid sequence: MIVVAGEALIDLVPQGTGALAGLQPALGGGPYNTAVALGRLGSPTAFCSRTSYDAFGDALLDGLREAGVDVSAVQRGMEPTTLAVATIDAKGSAAYSFYVEGTADRLFTAPPELPAATRAVSFGTCSLVLEPGASAYEELMRSAAAQGVFTALDPNVRAGLIPDPDGYRARFKSWLPSVSLLKLSEEDALWLGGTPREWLAAGPAAVVITQGGDGLTAFTRDGAVHAVAGEEVDVVDTIGAGDTVNAALLHGLAAQDALSAEALLGLGADGWTRLLRFAARAAAITCSRAGAEPPYASELGDF
- the rapZ gene encoding RNase adapter RapZ, which encodes MSEHDTQPTGERDQEAQETHNKTGEDLTQQDAPQEDGAQVSTGIETAGVPEAVIPELVIISGMSGAGRSTAAKCLEDLGWFVVDNLPPALIPTMVELGARSQGNVARIAVVVDVRGRRFFDNLRESLAELDTRGVTRRIAFLESSDDALVRRFESVRRPHPLQGDGRIVDGIAAERQLLRELRGDADLVIDTSSLNVHELRAKMDAQFAGEEEPELRATVMSFGFKYGLPVDADLVVDMRFLPNPHWVPELRPFTGLNEEVSAYVFNQPGAKEFIDRYSELLQLIAAGYRREGKRYVTIAVGCTGGKHRSVATSEKLAARLASQGVETVVVHRDMGRE
- the uvrA gene encoding excinuclease ABC subunit UvrA — its product is MADRLIVRGAREHNLKNVSLDLPRDSLIVFTGLSGSGKSSLAFDTIFAEGQRRYVESLSSYARQFLGQMDKPDVDFIEGLSPAVSIDQKSTSRNPRSTVGTITEVYDYLRLLFARIGKPHCPQCSRPISRQSPQAIVDRVLELPEGSRFQVLSPLVRERKGEFVDLFADLQTKGYSRARVDGETIQLSNPPTLKKQEKHTIEVVVDRLTVKDSAKRRLTDSVETALGLSGGMVVLDFVDLPEDDPERERMYSEHLYCPYDDLSFEELEPRSFSFNSPFGACPECTGIGTRMEVDPELIVPDEDKSLDEGAIHPWSHGHTKDYFGRLIGALADALGFRTDIPFAGLPQRAKKALLHGHKTQIEVRYRNRYGRERVYTTPFEGAVPFVKRRHSEAESDASRERFEGYMREVPCPTCEGTRLKPIVLAVTIMEKSIAEVSAMSISDCADFLGKLKLNARDKKIAERVLKEVNERLRFLVDVGLDYLSLNRAAGTLSGGEAQRIRLATQIGSGLVGVLYVLDEPSIGLHQRDNHRLIETLVRLRDMGNTLIVVEHDEDTIKVADWIVDIGPGAGEHGGKVVHSGSLKELLANAESQTGQYLSGKRSIPLPDIRRPQDPSRRLTVHGARENNLQDIDVSFPLGVFTAVTGVSGSGKSTLVNDILYTHLARELNGARNVPGRHTRVDGDDLVDKVVHVDQSPIGRTPRSNPATYTGVFDHIRKLFAETTEAKVRGYMPGRFSFNVKGGRCENCAGDGTIKIEMNFLPDVYVPCEVCHGARYNRETLEVHYKGKSISEVLNMPIEEAMDFFEAVPAINRHLKTLNDVGLGYVRLGQSATTLSGGEAQRVKLASELQKRSTGRTVYVLDEPTTGLHFEDISKLLKVLAGLVDKGNTVIVIEHNLDVIKTADWVVDMGPEGGAGGGLVIAEGTPEEVAAVPTSHTGKFLREILGADRISDAASVKAPRKAAAKKTVAAGSTAKKTATARTTKTTKAANNTATKKAAGATRKAAPAKKTTRARKA
- the uvrC gene encoding excinuclease ABC subunit UvrC, which produces MADPSSYRPKPGQIPDSPGVYRFRDEHRRVIYVGKAKSLRQRLANYFQDLAGLHPRTRTMVTTAASVEWTVVSTEVEALQLEYSWIKEFDPRFNVKYRDDKSYPYLAVTMNEEYPRVQVMRGHKKKGVRYFGPYAHAWAIRDTVDLLLRVFPVRTCSAGVFKNARRTGRPCLLGYIGKCSAPCVDRVSAEEHRELADEFCDFMTGRTGTYLRRLERQMMEAADEMEYERAARLRDDIEALKKAMEKNAVVLADATDADLIAVAEDELEAAVQIFHVRGGRVRGQRGWVTDKVEEITTGALVEHALQQLYGEETGDAVPKEVLVPALPDPVEPVQEWLSGRRGANVSLRIPQRGDKRALMETVERNAQQALVLHKTKRASDLTTRSRALEEIADALDLDSAPLRIECYDISHLQGDDVVASMVVFEDGLQRKSEYRRFQIKGFEGQDDVRSMHEVITRRFKRYLAEKEKTGEWADGENTLGDTSPGPLTDAESDPLTDASSVPLANGLKDDDGRPKRFAYPPQLVVVDGGQPQVAAAQRALDDLGIDDIAVCGLAKRLEEVWLPGEDDPVVLPRTSEGLYLLQRVRDEAHRFAITYQRTKRAKRFRSSPLDDVPGLGETRKQALIKHFGSVKKLRSATIDQICEVPGIGRKTAETIAVALAQAAPAAPAVNTATGEIMEDEESDTTAETSGEPVSAGAPDERRGQER